A stretch of Methanosphaerula palustris E1-9c DNA encodes these proteins:
- a CDS encoding Gfo/Idh/MocA family protein: protein MNVGVIGVGVMGRNHARLYSELKQVDSLWVTDLNTKAAEEVAHSNGGRICPTVEKLLDQVDAVSICVPTQYHHDVATAVFAAGVHALIEKPICSSATLAKKLLPLIPRDLTVGVGHIERFNPIVDELRRIVKKPLYIETNRHNPASARISGTSVVEDLMIHDIDVVFNLFNNGNYRLQSSGTVDACGALCKMNGTTIYMSASRKASKKIRSIYIEEEDCTIEGDYMSQEIAVYRKPGQYNIDNDRYMQENIIEKVLVPKQEPLRRELITFLTCASAKKPFVVTPEQALLDLQVAEKISQNLTG, encoded by the coding sequence ATGAATGTTGGTGTCATTGGCGTTGGAGTGATGGGAAGAAATCACGCCCGCCTGTACTCAGAACTCAAACAGGTCGATTCACTCTGGGTGACCGACCTGAACACCAAAGCCGCAGAAGAGGTTGCACACTCAAATGGGGGAAGGATCTGCCCAACGGTCGAAAAACTCCTGGATCAGGTCGACGCCGTCAGTATCTGTGTCCCGACCCAGTATCATCATGACGTAGCAACTGCTGTCTTTGCGGCAGGGGTCCATGCTTTAATTGAGAAACCGATCTGCAGTTCTGCTACTCTTGCAAAGAAACTGCTTCCCCTGATCCCCAGGGACCTGACGGTGGGGGTCGGTCATATCGAACGCTTTAACCCGATTGTTGATGAACTCCGCCGGATTGTCAAGAAACCCCTGTACATTGAAACGAACCGGCATAACCCTGCATCGGCACGGATATCGGGAACCTCGGTCGTCGAGGATCTGATGATCCATGATATTGATGTCGTCTTCAACCTCTTCAACAACGGGAATTACCGGTTACAGAGCTCCGGGACGGTGGATGCCTGTGGCGCACTCTGCAAGATGAACGGGACGACCATCTACATGTCTGCAAGCAGGAAGGCATCCAAGAAGATCCGTTCGATCTATATCGAAGAGGAGGACTGCACGATCGAGGGTGATTACATGAGCCAGGAGATCGCAGTGTACCGAAAACCAGGACAGTACAATATCGACAATGATCGCTATATGCAGGAGAACATCATTGAGAAGGTGCTGGTCCCCAAACAGGAGCCATTACGACGAGAACTGATCACCTTTCTCACCTGCGCATCTGCGAAGAAACCGTTCGTGGTCACCCCTGAACAGGCCTTGCTCGATCTGCAGGTGGCAGAGAAGATATCACAGAATTTAACGGGATAG
- a CDS encoding glycosyltransferase family 2 protein encodes MDMERIPIRAEVAGTAAYTGTFVPNALPKYEEPTYRGKRIAVVVPAYNEELLIGETLGKIPDFVARVYAVNDCSTDQTQKILDSFALHDKSLIPLRHDVNKGVGAAIVTGYKKALEDGMDIVAVMAGDDQMDPSFLPDLLDPIVDNKCDYTMGNRLISTPYQKGMSFWRFFGNSTLTMLTKIASGYWQMMDPQNGYTAISRRSLEQINLDDVYPRYGYCNDLLVKLNVNGFRVINVPHPARYGLEKSGINYSTYILKVSRLLLCDFLWRLKMKYLVLSFHPLVFFYGAGTLFLTISVIGGLYSFYYKFIQHQPIFIPLVLSLIIFGIGLQALFFAMFFDMQQEMEENRWYT; translated from the coding sequence ATGGATATGGAAAGAATACCGATTCGTGCTGAAGTTGCGGGGACTGCTGCATATACAGGGACTTTTGTGCCCAACGCACTCCCCAAGTATGAGGAACCCACATATCGAGGAAAACGGATTGCAGTCGTTGTTCCTGCGTACAACGAGGAGTTACTGATTGGCGAAACACTTGGAAAAATTCCTGATTTTGTTGCCCGGGTATATGCCGTGAACGATTGTTCAACCGATCAGACCCAGAAGATCCTTGATTCATTCGCTTTACACGATAAATCCCTCATTCCACTACGGCATGATGTGAATAAAGGGGTTGGTGCTGCGATCGTCACAGGATATAAAAAAGCATTGGAGGACGGGATGGACATTGTCGCAGTGATGGCAGGAGATGACCAGATGGATCCATCATTTCTGCCAGATCTCCTTGATCCCATTGTCGATAACAAATGTGATTACACCATGGGCAACCGGTTGATCAGCACCCCCTACCAGAAAGGGATGAGTTTCTGGCGATTTTTTGGCAACAGCACCCTCACCATGCTCACCAAGATCGCTTCCGGCTACTGGCAGATGATGGATCCCCAGAACGGGTACACCGCGATCTCCAGACGCTCGCTCGAACAGATCAACCTCGATGATGTCTACCCTCGTTATGGATACTGTAACGACCTGCTTGTCAAACTCAATGTCAATGGTTTCCGGGTCATCAATGTCCCGCATCCGGCACGGTACGGTCTGGAGAAATCGGGGATCAACTACAGCACATATATTCTGAAGGTTTCAAGACTGCTGCTCTGTGACTTTCTCTGGCGGTTAAAGATGAAGTACCTTGTGCTGAGTTTCCACCCGCTGGTCTTCTTCTATGGGGCAGGAACTTTATTTTTAACCATCAGTGTAATTGGAGGCCTGTATTCGTTTTATTATAAATTTATCCAGCATCAACCGATCTTTATTCCTCTGGTGTTGTCTCTCATCATCTTTGGAATAGGGTTACAGGCGCTCTTCTTTGCGATGTTTTTCGATATGCAACAGGAGATGGAGGAGAACCGGTGGTATACATAA